The following nucleotide sequence is from Candidatus Equadaptatus faecalis.
GCGTTTGCGCTGCTGGTCCTCAAAACGTTTTCTCTGGTCGAGAGGGTCATTCAGTTCGCTGAACGCGTTTGCAATTTCCCAGCCGTTTATGTAAAGCTCGAAGCGCTCCGTCATGTCGGGGTTGTCCGGGCAGCGTTTCGCAAGCGGCGAAATAGCAGTCGGGAACATAGTTACAAAGGTCGGCTGTATAAGCTTGTCTTCAACGTATTCGTCAAAGAACTTCGGGAGAATTTCCCAGCGTGTGTCGGTATCCAGAATTTCAATGTTTCTCGCCTTTGCTTCTTTTCTCGCGTCTTCGTCGGAAATCGTTTCAAAGTCAATTCCTGAATATTCCTTAACAAGTTCGCTCATCGTCGCGCGGCGGAAAGGCGGCGTAAGATCAATTTCTTTGTCCCTGTACATAACCTTTCTTCCGCCGAGTTCGTCGGCGGCGGCAACTATAAGCTGCTCCGTAAGATCCATCATTCCTTCGTAATTGCTGTACGGCCAGTAGACTTCAAGCGACGTAAATTCGGGATTGTGGCGCTGATCCATGCCCTCATTTCTGAACTGGCGGCCTATTTCGTACACACGTCCGAGCATACCGACGACAAGGCGTTTGAGGTGAAGCTCCGTCGCAATGCGCAGATACATGTCAATGTCAAGCGTGTTGTGGTGCGTGATAAACGGACGGGCGTTGGCGCCTCCCGCTATCGGGGAAAGAATCGGCGTTTCGACTTCAAGCGTGCCGTTCTCGTCAAGCACCCTGCGGAAGGTGCGGATAATCTGCGTGCGTTTGCGGAAAACGCCGCGAACCTCCTGATTTGCGATAAGGTCAACGTAACGCTGCCTGTAACGCGTTTCCATGTCGGTAAGTCCGTGCCATTTTTCAGGCATCGGGCGCAGAGCTTTTGAAAGCAAAGAAAACTCCTTGACGGCAAGCGTAAGTTCACCGCGCATGGTGCGGAACGGTGTGCCTACTATGCCGATAAAATCCCCGGCGTCAACCCATTTTTTGAAGAACGTGTAGCGTTCTTCGCCGAGCACGTCAAACTGGAAGCAGAGCTGAATTTTTTCATCTCCGTCCTCAAAACCGGCGAAAGCCGTTTTGCCGTGGCGGCGAAGGATCATAAGGCGTCCGGCTGTGCTGATGTTTGCGTCTTCTGCCCATTCGTTTTCCTTCAGGTAATCGAATTTTTCGCGGACGTACGCGAGATTGTGTTCGACGTTCCAGCTTGTCTGCTTGAACGGGTCATAATTTTCCTCCTCGCGGAGACGGAACAGTTTGTCCTTGCGCTGCTTGAAAACTTCTTCCTCCGAAACCTGATTCTGCTGATTTTGCTGTACGTTTTTCTCGTCTGCCATAAAAAACACCCCGTAAATTTATTTTTGAAAATCTATAAAATTCCTTTTAATCCGCT
It contains:
- the lysS gene encoding lysine--tRNA ligase, coding for MADEKNVQQNQQNQVSEEEVFKQRKDKLFRLREEENYDPFKQTSWNVEHNLAYVREKFDYLKENEWAEDANISTAGRLMILRRHGKTAFAGFEDGDEKIQLCFQFDVLGEERYTFFKKWVDAGDFIGIVGTPFRTMRGELTLAVKEFSLLSKALRPMPEKWHGLTDMETRYRQRYVDLIANQEVRGVFRKRTQIIRTFRRVLDENGTLEVETPILSPIAGGANARPFITHHNTLDIDMYLRIATELHLKRLVVGMLGRVYEIGRQFRNEGMDQRHNPEFTSLEVYWPYSNYEGMMDLTEQLIVAAADELGGRKVMYRDKEIDLTPPFRRATMSELVKEYSGIDFETISDEDARKEAKARNIEILDTDTRWEILPKFFDEYVEDKLIQPTFVTMFPTAISPLAKRCPDNPDMTERFELYINGWEIANAFSELNDPLDQRKRFEDQQRKRAAGDDESHPFDEDFINALEYGMPPTGGMGMGIDRICMLLTNAESIRDIIIFPTMRPKE